The Terriglobus tenax genome contains a region encoding:
- the hscA gene encoding Fe-S protein assembly chaperone HscA, with the protein MADLLQIESIQPAGRVVGIDLGTTNSLVAFMQGEQPVVIPGEDGSPIVPSVVAFANGTALIGNAAHSTLLSDPGSAVYSAKRLMGRGLEDVQDELKLFPFQIASQAGEMLRLKVGPREMTAPEISALVLGQLKRNAERFFQQPVTKAVITVPAYFNDAQRQATKDAGRIAGLEVLRLVNEPTAAALAYGLDRAKEGLVAVYDLGGGTFDVSILKLQDGIFEVISTNGDTHLGGDDIDNLLMAIALDEIANEIDPALAADPQTVQAVRKAVIDAKIALSSEEETRIDATLPGGAKYQRTISRAQFEGLITDVIARTAGPVKQALKDANLTPEQVDEVVLVGGSTRIPAVRALVDTLFNLSPRGKKAHTELNPDEVVALGAAVQADILAGGSAATEDLLLLDVTPLSLGIEALGGVVAKIIQRNSTIPASATEHFTTGVDGQTNVAIHVVQGERELAKDCRSLARFDLKGIPPMTAGMPRIEVKFLIDANGILHVSAREQRSGKEQEIEVKPTYGLTDEQVEEMILASFDNAETDLAERQLIEAKNEASVIQDAVAKGKNHAAWQQLTAEELAAISAAEETLNAAIVGADYKTIRTAIDGLDKATRRFAELMMDSAVAGALTGQTMQAAGEKMGEGPTAPHPFAPAHISETQKPEEKKD; encoded by the coding sequence ATGGCAGACCTTTTGCAAATTGAAAGCATTCAGCCCGCGGGCCGCGTCGTGGGCATCGACCTGGGAACGACCAATTCGCTGGTCGCGTTTATGCAGGGCGAGCAGCCGGTGGTGATTCCCGGCGAGGACGGCTCTCCGATTGTTCCTTCCGTTGTGGCCTTTGCCAATGGCACAGCACTGATTGGAAACGCCGCACACAGCACTCTGCTGAGCGACCCGGGATCGGCAGTCTACTCCGCCAAGCGCCTGATGGGCCGTGGCCTGGAGGATGTGCAGGACGAACTGAAGCTCTTCCCGTTCCAGATTGCGTCCCAGGCGGGCGAGATGCTGCGTCTGAAGGTGGGCCCGCGCGAAATGACCGCACCGGAGATCTCCGCGCTGGTGCTGGGTCAGTTGAAGCGCAACGCAGAGCGGTTCTTCCAGCAGCCGGTGACCAAGGCCGTGATCACCGTGCCCGCGTACTTCAACGATGCGCAGCGCCAGGCGACGAAAGATGCTGGACGTATTGCGGGCCTTGAAGTGCTTCGCCTGGTGAATGAACCGACTGCTGCCGCGCTGGCCTATGGCCTGGACCGCGCCAAGGAAGGTCTTGTCGCGGTGTATGACCTGGGCGGCGGTACCTTCGACGTCTCCATCCTGAAGCTGCAGGATGGCATCTTCGAGGTGATCTCCACTAATGGGGATACGCACCTGGGCGGCGACGATATCGACAACCTGCTGATGGCCATTGCGCTGGATGAGATTGCCAACGAGATCGATCCCGCGCTCGCCGCTGATCCGCAGACGGTACAGGCGGTGCGCAAGGCTGTAATCGATGCAAAGATCGCTCTCTCCTCTGAGGAGGAGACGCGCATCGACGCCACACTGCCCGGCGGGGCGAAGTATCAGCGCACCATCAGCCGCGCACAGTTCGAAGGTCTGATCACCGACGTCATCGCCCGCACCGCTGGTCCTGTAAAACAAGCTCTGAAAGATGCGAACCTCACGCCGGAGCAGGTTGATGAGGTCGTGCTGGTGGGCGGATCGACACGCATTCCCGCCGTCCGTGCGCTGGTGGATACCCTGTTCAACCTGAGCCCGCGTGGCAAGAAGGCGCACACTGAGCTGAACCCTGACGAAGTCGTTGCCCTGGGCGCGGCGGTGCAGGCGGACATTCTTGCCGGCGGCTCGGCCGCGACCGAAGACCTGCTGCTGCTGGACGTAACTCCGCTTTCGCTGGGCATCGAAGCTCTCGGCGGAGTGGTTGCGAAGATCATTCAACGCAACTCCACCATTCCCGCTTCCGCGACCGAACACTTCACCACCGGCGTCGATGGACAGACCAACGTCGCCATTCACGTGGTGCAGGGCGAGCGCGAACTGGCGAAGGATTGCCGTTCACTGGCACGCTTTGACCTGAAGGGCATCCCTCCCATGACCGCCGGTATGCCGCGCATCGAGGTGAAGTTCCTGATCGATGCCAACGGCATTCTGCACGTCAGCGCTCGCGAACAGCGCAGCGGCAAAGAGCAGGAGATCGAGGTCAAACCCACCTACGGCCTTACGGACGAGCAGGTGGAAGAGATGATCCTCGCCAGCTTCGACAATGCCGAAACCGACCTGGCCGAGCGCCAGTTGATTGAGGCGAAGAATGAGGCTTCCGTGATTCAGGACGCCGTGGCCAAAGGCAAGAATCACGCCGCGTGGCAGCAACTGACGGCCGAGGAGCTGGCGGCAATCTCTGCCGCGGAAGAGACACTGAATGCCGCGATTGTGGGTGCGGACTACAAGACGATTCGCACGGCGATTGACGGCCTGGACAAGGCCACCCGCCGCTTTGCCGAGCTGATGATGGACTCCGCCGTAGCCGGTGCACTGACCGGGCAGACGATGCAGGCCGCCGGTGAGAAAATGGGAGAGGGCCCTACGGCGCCGCATCCGTTCGCTCCGGCCCACATCAGCGAAACCCAGAAGCCAGAAGAGAAAAAGGATTAA
- a CDS encoding 2Fe-2S iron-sulfur cluster-binding protein: MSENTTLPEVDLSKPPAADMVRVTFLPENKTVEFKFGTLPYDHHGKPMSFLDVAENYHIFLDHACGGSCACTTCHVYIKEGEAGLSEPEDDELDRIDQAAGPQLNSRLGCQAVIEKPGTYTVEIPSWNRNYVSEGKPLALANDKK; this comes from the coding sequence ATGTCAGAGAACACAACGCTTCCTGAAGTTGACCTGAGCAAGCCGCCCGCCGCCGACATGGTGCGCGTCACCTTCCTGCCGGAGAACAAGACCGTCGAGTTCAAGTTCGGCACGCTGCCCTACGACCATCACGGCAAGCCGATGAGCTTCCTGGACGTAGCCGAGAACTATCACATCTTCCTGGACCACGCCTGCGGCGGATCGTGCGCATGCACGACATGCCATGTCTACATCAAGGAAGGCGAAGCCGGTCTCTCCGAGCCCGAGGACGATGAGCTGGACCGCATTGACCAGGCCGCCGGACCGCAGTTGAACTCACGCCTTGGCTGCCAGGCCGTGATTGAGAAGCCCGGCACCTACACCGTGGAGATTCCGAGCTGGAACCGGAACTACGTGAGCGAAGGCAAGCCGCTAGCTCTCGCCAACGACAAGAAGTAA
- a CDS encoding prolipoprotein diacylglyceryl transferase, with translation MPGLFHPALHPVFETLAYAGGFQAYRYAKRRQGDFLQETQRWNVIAAAIVGAVVGSRVLGLLEQWPLLAAMSWKQMLFGSGGKTIVGGLLGGWLAVELVKWLSGIRQRTGDLFALPLCLGIAIGRIGCFLAGLADDTYGKATSLPWGVDFGDGVRRHPTQLYEIVFLLVLAAVIVRVSRKPHAQGVLFRIFLAGYLTWRFAIDFIKPQPLLHGLNAIQWACVGGLCFCLLDALFFARRRI, from the coding sequence GTGCCCGGCCTTTTCCATCCTGCGCTGCATCCGGTCTTCGAGACGCTGGCCTATGCCGGCGGATTCCAAGCCTATCGCTATGCCAAGCGCCGCCAGGGCGACTTTCTGCAGGAGACACAACGCTGGAACGTGATTGCCGCAGCCATCGTAGGCGCGGTGGTAGGCAGCCGTGTGCTTGGCCTGCTGGAGCAGTGGCCACTGCTGGCGGCGATGAGCTGGAAGCAGATGCTCTTCGGCAGCGGCGGCAAGACGATTGTCGGCGGCCTGCTGGGCGGATGGCTTGCGGTGGAGTTGGTGAAGTGGCTCAGCGGCATTCGCCAGCGCACGGGCGACCTGTTTGCGCTGCCGCTATGTCTTGGTATCGCGATTGGCCGAATCGGTTGCTTTCTGGCCGGGCTCGCGGATGACACCTATGGCAAAGCTACTTCCCTGCCATGGGGTGTGGACTTTGGAGATGGCGTACGGCGTCATCCAACGCAGCTTTACGAGATTGTATTTCTGCTGGTGCTGGCTGCGGTGATCGTGCGGGTCTCACGAAAGCCACATGCGCAGGGTGTGCTGTTTCGTATTTTTCTTGCGGGATATCTTACGTGGCGATTCGCCATAGACTTCATCAAGCCGCAGCCGTTGTTGCATGGATTGAATGCGATTCAGTGGGCGTGCGTGGGTGGGCTGTGCTTTTGTCTGCTCGACGCGCTTTTCTTTGCGAGGAGAAGAATATGA
- a CDS encoding radical SAM protein, translating to MAQTRPYLFYDTATSICTTCFRRVDAKIVFEDDKVYMLKRCPQHGFERVLMADDVDYYRRCREIFLKPPEMPLHYNTPVKYGCPYDCGLCPDHEQHSCLSLIEVTDSCNLTCPICYAESGPHRTSFRPLEQIERMMDMVVANEGQPDIVQISGGEPTIHPEFFAILDAAKRRPIKHLMVNTNGIRIAQEPEFVKRLAGYMPGFELYLQFDSMRRDPLMQLRGADLRSIRQKALEHLNEFNISTTLVVTVARGINDSELGDIVEFALQQPCVRGVTFQPVQQAGRLTNFDSGANRLTLTEVRRRILEQTKTFAAEDIIPVPCHPDSLAMGYALKMGGKVTPLTHMVPPEVLIEGARNTIIYENEKGVRDHLFKLFATNLSPMAQASTLRELLCCLPQIAAPSLGYDNLFRILIVQFIDAQSFDLRSIRKTCIHIAHPDAKRLIPFDTYNMFYRDGLEQSRLAPLRALQQSALTSVFSSSQ from the coding sequence ATGGCACAGACACGCCCCTACCTCTTCTATGACACCGCCACTTCCATCTGCACCACCTGCTTTCGCCGGGTGGACGCGAAGATTGTCTTTGAGGACGACAAGGTCTACATGCTGAAGCGCTGTCCGCAGCATGGGTTTGAGCGTGTGCTGATGGCCGATGATGTGGACTATTACCGTCGCTGCCGCGAGATCTTTCTGAAGCCGCCGGAGATGCCGCTGCACTACAACACCCCGGTGAAGTATGGATGTCCGTATGACTGCGGCCTATGCCCGGACCACGAGCAGCATTCCTGCCTGTCACTGATTGAGGTCACCGACTCCTGCAACCTGACCTGCCCCATCTGCTATGCCGAGAGCGGACCGCACCGCACCAGCTTCCGGCCGCTGGAACAGATTGAGCGCATGATGGACATGGTCGTCGCGAATGAGGGCCAGCCGGACATTGTGCAGATCTCCGGCGGCGAGCCCACGATTCATCCCGAGTTCTTCGCCATCCTGGACGCGGCCAAGCGCAGGCCCATCAAGCACCTGATGGTGAACACCAACGGCATTCGCATTGCCCAGGAGCCGGAGTTTGTGAAGCGCCTGGCCGGGTATATGCCGGGCTTCGAGCTGTATCTGCAGTTCGATTCGATGAGGCGCGATCCGCTGATGCAGCTGCGCGGGGCCGATCTGCGCTCTATCCGGCAGAAGGCCCTGGAGCACCTGAATGAGTTCAACATCTCCACCACGCTGGTGGTGACGGTGGCTCGTGGCATCAACGACAGCGAGCTTGGCGACATCGTAGAGTTCGCGCTGCAGCAACCCTGCGTCCGTGGCGTAACCTTCCAGCCGGTGCAGCAGGCAGGCCGCCTCACCAACTTCGACTCCGGCGCCAACCGGCTCACACTCACGGAAGTACGCCGCCGCATTCTGGAACAGACGAAGACTTTCGCCGCTGAGGACATTATCCCGGTCCCCTGCCATCCGGACTCACTGGCCATGGGCTATGCACTGAAGATGGGCGGCAAGGTGACTCCGCTGACCCACATGGTGCCGCCGGAGGTGCTGATTGAGGGCGCGCGGAACACCATCATCTACGAGAACGAGAAGGGCGTGCGCGACCACCTGTTCAAGCTGTTTGCCACCAACCTGTCCCCCATGGCACAGGCCAGCACCCTGCGGGAGCTGCTGTGCTGCCTGCCGCAGATTGCCGCTCCGAGCCTGGGGTATGACAACCTGTTTCGCATTCTGATTGTGCAGTTTATCGATGCGCAAAGCTTCGACCTGCGGTCCATCCGCAAGACCTGCATCCATATCGCGCATCCGGACGCCAAACGGCTGATCCCTTTTGATACCTACAACATGTTCTACCGCGATGGGCTGGAGCAGTCACGGCTGGCTCCGTTGCGGGCACTGCAGCAGAGCGCGCTGACCTCGGTATTTTCGTCCAGCCAGTAA